The genomic interval CCTCAATGATGTCGGTCCCCTCTCTTGGGCCAGCATAGAAAATGGCTTTCGCCTCTCCATTGCCATCCAGACGATCATTGATCACATCCAGTCGGGAACCGCTTTCGTTGTGCCGGATGGTGAAGGTTACTCTTTCACCCATGGTATTGTCGGTAATTGAGCCTGTCGCCCGCGCGGTTACTTCCGTTCGGCCGCCAACGGCGACATCGTTTGAATCTGCTTCCAGGGAGACTGCGGTGACTGTGCTTCCTCCGCCACAGGAAGCAAGGAAGAAGAAAAGGAGCAGGGAGGCGCAGGCAAAGTGCAAATTGGGGGATGCGTGCATGTTTATGACCTCTTGTCAAAAAGGAGATTGGAAAGAGCGTCCTGCTTGGACCCAAGCAAGTTCGCCAAAGAAGGTGAAAGTTGATGGTTTCTGGAATATGTTTTTGCAGAGAATGCAACTTCGGTTAGGATTAATCGTATGGTAGGTTTTGGTCATTTTTCGGTTGTCATCAGCAAACAAAGTGGGATAGGGTAAACATCTGCTTCCGGTTGTAGTGTCCGGAATGAATAATATCTCGGATGCTGAGCACATGGCGAGGTTTTGAGGGAAGAGCCTTGCATAATGTCTCAAAAAAAGAGGTTTCCATGCGCATCATCAGAATTTTTCTTGGTTTGATGATAGTTGGTTTGCTTTCCGCCTGCACCCAGACCGTCAACGATGACTCCGTGCAGAATGACGTGCCCGGAGTGAGCGATTCGGAGATTTTGATTGGGTCGTCGTTGGCGTTGAGTGGGCATGCGGGTTTTTTGGGGACGCAGACCTTGAATGGGGCGTTGTCATACATCAACCATATCAATGAACTCGGCGGGGTGCACGGGCGCAGGATTCAGGTGATCGCCTATGATGACGGGTATGATCCGCCTCGGTGTCTGGCAAATACGCAAAAGTTGATTGTCGAGGACCAAGTGTTTGCTCTCTTTAGTTATGTCGGTACGCCAACGACTGTCAAGATTTTACCCCTGATTGAACAGGCTCAGGTTCCGCTCCTGGGCATCTTCAGTGGGGCCAACGCCTTTCGGGAGCCGTTCAACCGGAACATCGTGAATATCCGGGCCTCCTACTATCAAGAAACCCATGAGGTTGTCCGCCATTTTGTCGAAGACCTCGGCCTGACCAGAATTGCTGTTTTTTATCAATATGATGCGTATGGTTTCGACGGCCTGAAAGGGACGGAGCTGGCCTTGAGGTACTATGATCTGGCTCCGGTGGCCAGGGGCAGCTATACCCGGGGAACCCAGGACGTCGAAGAGGGTCTGGAGGTGATCATGGAATCCCAGGCCGAGGCCGTGATCATGATCGGAACATATGATGCCTGCGCGAAATTTATTCGCCTGGCCCGTTCCCAAGGATTTTTTCCGCTGTTTCACAATGTGTCCTTTGTCGGCACCGAGGAGTTGATTCGCATATTGGGAAGGGACGGCGACGGAGTCATCATTACCCAAGTGGTTCCCCCTCCGGACTCCCTGGAATCCCAGGCATTGTTATGGGGTGTCGTGGAGTATCTGGAACGGCACAGACGGGCATTCCCCGAGGATAACCCTAATCTGGTAGCTTTGGAGGGGTACATCAACGCCAAGGTGCTGGTGGAGGGTTTGCGGCGGGCCGGCCCAAGCTTGAGTCGTGCCCGGTTTATTGACGCCATCCAATCGATTCAAAATTTTTCTTTGGGAATAGCCAATACCTTGACCTTCGGGCCGACGAACCATCAGGGGCTTGATCGGGTCTACTTTACGATCATCCAGGACGGGCGGCTGGAGATATTGACGGATTGGGAAAAGCTTACGACCGAAGTACAACCAGCAGAACCAGTGGATTGTCCGTAGAGCCATGCAGAAGGATTCCAAGAGCTCGCCCTCTGGGGTGAGAAACATGATGACGTCCCTGCGGGAAATCAGCCTGAAGAATAAAATATTCTTTTCCACCTTGGCCATGGTTCTCTTCATCAGCGCGGCCATTGCTCTGCTGGCACGGTGGATACTGATCTCCAGCCTGGTCAATGAATTGACCGGGCGCGGCATCGCCATTGCCCAAAGCATTGCCGACCAAGGCAGGGGCTATGTGCTGACCCGGGACCACCCCAATCTGGTCAGCTTGATTTTCGACAATGCCCAGCTTGGCGAGCGCCGGATGCTGGTGGAGTATATTTTCATCCTGGATGACGAGCGTAATGTCCTTTCCCACACGTTTATTCGGCCATTTCCAGAGGATCTTGGTTCCGCCAACCCCATTCCCGCGGACAAACCCTACAGTGTGGCCCGGTTGTCCATCGACGACGCCCCGGTTTACGACATCGCCGTGCCGATCTGGGAGGGCATTTATTCCATTGGTACTGTTCATGTCGGGTTGAAGCAAAAACACATCGACCAATTGATCAGCAAGCTGCGCATCACGTTTCTGGGTTTCATCTTCGCGATATTTATCATCATCTTTCTTGTCAGCCACAAGCTCTCCAAGTATGTGACCAGGTCGTTGACCCAGTTGACCAAGCTGGCGGACGATATCACCAAGGGGAATCTGGATTTGAAGCCGCTCGGCCTGGAGGAGGCGGACAAGGAGGAGCACTGTCCGGCGTATTACAACATGGACCTGCCGTGCTGGTACGTGGATAAAACTTTGGGACGGGTCAGTCAGGATTATGCCCCGGAAAAGCCCTCCTATTGCACCGATTGCGTCGTTAAAAAGAAAAAGTCCGGCGATGAGGTGGAACAATTGGCGGACTCTTTCAAGCACATGGTCCGCAGCATCAAACTCTATCGCAATCGTGTTCGAGAATCCGAGGAGAAGTATCGATCCTTGTTTCGCAGTGGTCCGACCCCGATTTTTGTGCTCAGCACCCGTACTTTTCGAATTCTTGATGCCAATCCCAGCGCATTAGTCACCTATGATTATTCCAGGGAAGAGATGCTGAAAACATCCTTTCTGGAACTGGCTCCGGAATTCAAAAACCGATTCAACGCCTATTTTCTGGAAAACCCAGGGGCTGAAAGCTTCATATATCCCAAGGCCATGCATTTCAGAAAAGGAGAGGTCCCCTTTTACGTGAATGTCGTGGCCTGCAAGACCCGCTACCTGGATCGAGAAGCGATCATCGTCTCCACCTCGGACATTACTGAAATGCTGGAGAAGGACGCACAGTTGATTCAGGCCAGTAAGATGACCAGCCTCGGTCAGCTCTCTGCCGGAATTGCCCATGAGCTGAACCAGCCCTTGAACATGATCAAGATGGGCAGTGAATTTTTGGATATGGCGGTAAACGAAAAGATGCCGCTTTCCGATGACAGCTTGCGGGAAATCAGCAATGAAATGAGCGCCCAGGTGGATCGGGCCACGGAAATAATCAATCATTTGCGGGAATTCGGCAGGAAGTCGGATTTCTCCAAGGAGCCCATTGACATCAACAAGCCCGTTCGTGGCGTGATGTCCATCATGGCCCACC from Desulfonatronum thioautotrophicum carries:
- a CDS encoding ABC transporter substrate-binding protein; its protein translation is MRIIRIFLGLMIVGLLSACTQTVNDDSVQNDVPGVSDSEILIGSSLALSGHAGFLGTQTLNGALSYINHINELGGVHGRRIQVIAYDDGYDPPRCLANTQKLIVEDQVFALFSYVGTPTTVKILPLIEQAQVPLLGIFSGANAFREPFNRNIVNIRASYYQETHEVVRHFVEDLGLTRIAVFYQYDAYGFDGLKGTELALRYYDLAPVARGSYTRGTQDVEEGLEVIMESQAEAVIMIGTYDACAKFIRLARSQGFFPLFHNVSFVGTEELIRILGRDGDGVIITQVVPPPDSLESQALLWGVVEYLERHRRAFPEDNPNLVALEGYINAKVLVEGLRRAGPSLSRARFIDAIQSIQNFSLGIANTLTFGPTNHQGLDRVYFTIIQDGRLEILTDWEKLTTEVQPAEPVDCP
- a CDS encoding ATP-binding protein; protein product: MMTSLREISLKNKIFFSTLAMVLFISAAIALLARWILISSLVNELTGRGIAIAQSIADQGRGYVLTRDHPNLVSLIFDNAQLGERRMLVEYIFILDDERNVLSHTFIRPFPEDLGSANPIPADKPYSVARLSIDDAPVYDIAVPIWEGIYSIGTVHVGLKQKHIDQLISKLRITFLGFIFAIFIIIFLVSHKLSKYVTRSLTQLTKLADDITKGNLDLKPLGLEEADKEEHCPAYYNMDLPCWYVDKTLGRVSQDYAPEKPSYCTDCVVKKKKSGDEVEQLADSFKHMVRSIKLYRNRVRESEEKYRSLFRSGPTPIFVLSTRTFRILDANPSALVTYDYSREEMLKTSFLELAPEFKNRFNAYFLENPGAESFIYPKAMHFRKGEVPFYVNVVACKTRYLDREAIIVSTSDITEMLEKDAQLIQASKMTSLGQLSAGIAHELNQPLNMIKMGSEFLDMAVNEKMPLSDDSLREISNEMSAQVDRATEIINHLREFGRKSDFSKEPIDINKPVRGVMSIMAHQLSLQNIVVTLDLDENLPLVLAHVNRLEQVLFNLVTNARDAIQERFKTLEEEGLREIAIQSYVENDRVCLSVTDSGCGMSPSVAEKIFDPFYTTKQTGMGMGLGLSISYGIIKDYDGTIDIKSEVGEGTTFLLSFPMANV